In Pungitius pungitius chromosome 2, fPunPun2.1, whole genome shotgun sequence, a single window of DNA contains:
- the srpx2 gene encoding sushi repeat-containing protein SRPX2: MRNQKDPSQRLRRFWSLNMIGNRFVALFVLYFTAGSGTTVYDEYDDFVEDYAPHLDYNHPNWCHSPGLTNGEVTCRSPRGPAFRSTLGTRCEMSCDRGYRLLGRSSIECLASRRWSGTAYCRKVRCHLLHLIPHGRYTCTQGFVVDSRCDFTCDPGYRIAGQHSRTCQRSGSWSDAQPVCEDTDPPKIRCPPSRLKAAEPGKLTAVVTWDPPAATDTADKSLNVKLVGQEPGTDFSEGASIIQYKVYDQARNRAACKFIVRVEVRRCPELAAPQHGFLTCSSDGNNYGAACEHHCEGGYERRGPSSRVCQFNRSWAGNAAECVPMEIKSDVKTASDLLDQFYEKRRLLIVSAPNVSDPDYQLQNTMIQRSDCGLDLRRVTVIELLGSPPQETGRIKDGLLSSEAIQGLRQVFRISSFYFSMLLLDELGLDRERFITPQASHELFHYIDSFLLDEEERGRLARQRELCD; encoded by the exons ATGAGGAACCAGAAGGATCCTTCTCAAAGACTGCGGAGGTTCTG gagtcTCAACATGATTGGCAACCGCTTTGTGGCTCTGTTCGTTTTATACTTCACAG cTGGCTCTGGGACCACAGTGTATGACGAGTACGATGACTTTGTAGAAGACTACGCTCCTCACCTAGACTACAACC ATCCAAACTGGTGCCATTCGCCGGGTCTGACCAATGGAGAGGTGACCTGCCGCTCCCCTCGAGGCCCCGCCTTCAGGAGCACGCTGGGCACCCGCTGTGAGATGAGCTGCGACCGAGGATACCGGCTGCTGGGGAGGAGCTCCATCGAGTGCCTCGCCAGCAGGCGCTGGTCCGGCACCGCCTACTGTCGCA AGGTGCGTTGCCATCTGCTGCACCTCATTCCACACGGCAGGTACACCTGCACCCAAGGCTTCGTGGTGGACTCCAGGTGCGACTTCACCTGTGACCCCGGCTATCGCATCGCGGGGCAACACTCGCGCACCTGCCAGCGCAGCGGCTCCTGGAGCGACGCACAGCCCGTGTGCGAAG ATACCGACCCGCCAAAGATCAGGTGTCCTCCGTCCAGACTTAAGGCCGCCGAGCCTGGAAAACTCACTGCTGTGGTGACCTGGGATCCCCCCGCTGCTACAGATACCGCAGATAAATCACTCAA tGTGAAATTGGTGGGCCAGGAACCAGGCACCGACTTTAGCGAGGGAGCGAGCATCATACAATACAAAGTGTACGATCAAGCCAGAAACAGAGCGGCCTGCAAGTTCATCGTGCGCGTTGAGG TGAGAAGGTGCCCGGAGCTGGCTGCGCCTCAGCACGGCTTCCTCACCTGCTCCTCTGACGGGAATAACTACGGCGCGGCATGTGAACACCACTGCGAGGGAGGATATGAACGGAGGGGCCCGTCTAGTCGCGTCTGCCAGTTCAACCGCAGCTGGGCGGGAAACGCCGCCGAGTGTGTTC caATGGAGATTAAATCAGACGTAAAGACGGCTTCCGATCTCCTGGATCAGTTCTATGAAAAGAGGAGGCTGCTGATCGTGTCTGCGCCCAACGTGTCGGACCCGGACTATCAGCTGCAGAACACCATGATACAA AGATCCGACTGTGGATTAGATCTGCGCCGTGTCACCGTCATCGAGCTGCTGGGCTCCCCACCCCAAGAGACGGGACGCATTAAAGACGGTCTGCTCAGCTCTGAAGCCATCCAAGGGTTGAG GCAAGTGTTCAGGATCTCCAGCTTCTACTTCAGCATGTTGCTGCTGGACGAGCTCGGGCTGGACAGAGAACGCTTCATCACGCCGCAGGCGTCCCATGAGCTGTTCCACTACATCGACAGCTTCCTGCTGGACGAAGAGGAGCGAGGGAGACTTGCGCGCCAGAGGGAACTCTGCGACTGA
- the sytl4 gene encoding synaptotagmin-like protein 4 → MLQASDMINLGFLSDSERELIQDVLQRDEALRQAEEQRVRSLKTELLDAKRKGAKRGSGRYSEHSCGRCLEPLRRLTLSSSQCRICNHHVCTKCRTVFPKGSWLCTVCAKESDLKKRTGDWFYDQRVNRFSTTPGHDLVRASLKRRPQGNKRETTGEILLRSTEIKQEPPVPVPRVRQKDPIPANKECVVISRVNKKNSGSIASTRSDSESAESSSVCSSKPDAESAHQTPERQRRRNPFTASSSPAGSTVSSLTAPDKVDVVSVDGADLEANSAPEVNPVSQSPEMDVDRLFKKSIKRDAKPAEYVSTLDLRDASEASMGSRSRSVPGLDLQEGGEEEEDIDRLVTFHKRTMASSSYSLHSSKSTLGSLMSIYSEAGDFDSVDVSGDLVFSLSYEEHTQSLHVFIKECRGLAYGDAAKQLSHPYVKCYLLPDKSRQSKRKTSIKRNTVNPVYEETLKYSIGRTQLVTRSVLISVWHYGRFSRNAFLGEVEITLDTRDLDSPHTDRVVLMGKAPSGGPSSAFALYKGELVISLKYVTPKMPKPEKVKGKKAAIEGGELHVLIKEAQNLIAMKPGGTSDSFVKGCLFPTKAKTTKKKTPVVKKNLNPHYDHTFVYKEVSLEQLQEMCLELTVWDREAMSSNEFLGGVRLGSKKGTVKAGKVEVEMDSVGEEVSLWEKMMQYPDSWAEGALPLRSTMLKGK, encoded by the exons ATGCTCCAGGCCTCCGACATGATCAACCTGGGCTTCCTGTCGGACTCTGAGCGGGAGCTGATCCAGGACGTCCTGCAGCGGGACGAGGCGCTGAGGCAGGCCGAGGAGCAGCGCGTGCG GAGTTTGAAGACGGAGTTGCTGGACGCGAAGAGGAAAGGGGCCAAGCGCGGCAGCGGCAGGTACAGCGAGCACAGCTGTGGCCGATGCCTGGAGCCTCTCCGTCGACTGACCCTTTCCTCCAGCCAGTGTAGGATTTGCAACCACCACGTGTGCACCAAGTGCCGAACAGTCTTCCCCAAAGGGTCCTGGCTGTGCACCGTGTGCGCAAAGGAGTC GGATCTAAAGAAAAGGACGGGCGACTGGTTCTACGATCAGAGGGTCAACCGTTTCTCCACGACGCCCGGACACGACCTCGTGAGAGCCTCCCTGAAAAGGAGACCGCAGG GGAACAAGCGCGAGACAACGGGAGAAATCCTTTTGAGAAGCACTGAAATAAAGCAGGAGCCTCCGGTGCCTGTGCCACGGGTCCGGCAGAAAGATCCGATTCCCGCGAACAAAGAGTGCGTCGTCATCAGTCGTGTGAATAAAAAGAATTCCGGATCGATCGCTTCCACACGCAGCGACTCTGAGTCTGCAgaaagcagcagtgtgtgtaGTAGCAAACCAGACGCCGAGTCGGCCCATCAGACCCCGGAGCGACAAAG GAGGAGAAACCCGTTCACGGCTTCGTCCAGCCCGGCAGGGTCCACTGTTTCCAGTCTGACCGCTCCAGACAAAGTAGATGTCGTCAGTGTTGACGGCGCCGACTTGGAAGCCAACAGC GCCCCAGAAGTAAATCCGGTCAGCCAGAGCCCGGAGATGGACGTCGACCGACTCTTCAAGAAGAGCATCAAACGGGACGCGAAGCCTGCTG agtacGTATCCACTCTGGACCTGCGGGACGCGTCTGAGGCCTCGATGGGCAGCAGGAGCCGCTCTGTGCCGGGCCTGGACCTTCAG gaagggggagaggaggaggaagacatcGACCGCCTGGTTACCTTCCACAAAAGGACGATGGCTTCCAGCTCCTACAGCCTGCACAGCTCAAAG agcACACTCGGCAGCCTGATGAGCATTTACAGCGAAGCCGGAGACTTTGACAGCGTGGACGTGAGCGGAGACCTCGTCTTCTCTCTGAGCTACGAGGAGCACACCCAGAGCCTCCACGTCTTCATCAAGGAGTGCCGCGGGCTGGCCTACGGCGACGCCGCCAAGCAGCTCTCCCACCC ttatgTGAAATGCTATCTGCTCCCCGACAAATCTCGCCAAAGCAAGAGGAAGACCAGCATCAAGAGGAACACGGTGAACCCCGTCTACGAAGAAACCCTGAAG TACTCCATCGGCCGCACTCAGCTGGTCACTCGCTCCGTCTTGATCTCGGTCTGGCATTACGGCCGCTTCAGCCGCAACGCCTTCCTCGGAGAGGTGGAGATCACCCTGGACACCCGAGACCTCGACTCGCCGCACACGGACCGCGTGGTTCTCATGGGGAAG GCTCCCTCTGGTGGGCCGTCTTCAGCGTTTGCTCTGTACAAAGGGGAACTGGTGATCTCCTTGAAGTATGTCACACCTAAAATGCCCAAACCCGAGAAAGTCAAAG GCAAAAAGGCGGCAATTGAGGGAGGAGAACTCCACGTCCTTATTAAAGAGGCACAGAATCTGATTGCAATGAAACCAGGAGGCACCTCAGATAGCTTTGTGAAAGG GTGCTTGTTCCCGACGAAGGCCAAGACCACAAAGAAGAAGACTCCCGTGGTGAAGAAGAACCTGAACCCCCACTATGACCACACGTTTGTGTACAAGGAGGTGtctctggagcagctgcaggagatgTGTCTGGAGCTGACGGTGTGGGACAGGGAGGCCATGTCCAGCAACGAATTCCTGGGCGGAGTTCGCCTCGGCTCCAAAAAAG GCACTGTGAAGGCAGGAAAAGTGGAAGTGGAGATGGACTCGGTTGGAGAGGAAGTCAGTTTGTGGGAGAAGATGATGCAGTACCCGGACTCGTGGGCAGAGGGCGCTCTGCCTCTGCGCTCCACTATGTTGAAGGGAAAATGA
- the trmt12 gene encoding tRNA wybutosine-synthesizing protein 2 homolog, whose amino-acid sequence MDGVPCLRVSQCHAQQLRRCLQSRGALDLGLSLLKDSDETVLLPIASSRLPHLDLLSLRTTLAPDGTFEIVWSQSPLQSKKVRTGGHKLERILQEWLEPQGERWTEELRGDLPRSFQRHGDLLLLGERCFSLPLWKKMDQQIWSAVARALGAKRLAKMSRISRDGFRSPVVTMLVGEHSWVKHVDNGISYEFDVTRCMFSAGNITEKLRVAAFDCTGETVVDLYAGIGYFTLPYLVHAGASRVHACEWNPDAVKALQKNLEANGVSDRCTIHQGDNRQLQLCDIADRVNLGLVPSSEDGWPVACRLLNRTSGGILHLHHNVTSCHGASGRKAAREAWRAWADGAARRIASLLKEVTGAQWTTNTQRIEGVKSYAPRVHHVVLDLECRPS is encoded by the exons ATGGATGGGGTGCCTTGCCTTCGCGTGTCGCAGTGTCACGCGCAGCAACTCAG GAGATGTCTACAGTCCAGGGGGGCTCTTGATCTCGGTTTGTCTTTACTGAAAGACTCAGATGAGACCGTCCTCTTGCCCATTGCATCCTCCCGCCTGCCACACCTCGATCTGCTCTCTCTCAGAACGACACTGGCTCCAGATGGCACTTTTGAAATAGTATGGAGTCAG TCTCCCCTGCAGTCAAAGAAAGTGAGGACAGGCGGCCATAAACTGGAGCGAATCCTCCAGGAGTGGTTGGAACCTCAGGGTGAGAGGTGGACGGAGGAGCTGAGGGGGGACCTGCCTCGCAGCTTCCAGAGGCACGGAGACCTGCTCCTGCTGGGGGAGCGATGCTTCTCCCTGCCGCTGTGGAAGAAGATGG atcaACAGATATGGAGTGCGGTGGCAAGAGCACTGGGGGCCAAACGGCTGGCAAAGATGAGTCGAATATCCAGAGATGGGTTCAGGTCTCCCGTGGTGACGATGCTGGTGGGAGAGCACAGCTGGGTGAAACATGTGGACAACGGGATTAG TTATGAGTTTGATGTCACGCGATGCATGTTCTCAGCTGGAAACATAACGGAGAAGCTCCGGGTGGCTGCATTTGACTGCACAGGGGAGACTGTGGTGGATCTGTATGCAG GTATTGGATACTTCACCCTGCCCTATCTGGTCCACGCGGGGGCCAGTCGTGTTCACGCCTGTGAGTGGAACCCCGATGCAGTTAAAGCTTTACAGAAAAACCTGGAGGCAAACGGGGTTTCTGACCGCTGCACCATTCACCAGGGAGACAACCGACAA cTCCAGCTGTGTGACATTGCCGACCGAGTGAACCTGGGTCTCGTACCGAGCTCCGAGGACGGCTGGCCCGTCGCCTGTCGGCTGCTCAACAGAACATCAGGGGGCATTTTGCACCTTCACCACAACGTGACGTCATGCCACGGGGCTTCTGGGAGGAAAGCCGCCAGGGAGGCGTGGCGCGCCTGGGCCGACGGCGCGGCCCGCCGCATCGCCTCCCTTCTGAAGGAGGTCACGGGCGCGCAATGGACAACGAACACGCAGCGCATAGAAGGCGTGAAGTCGTACGCGCCTCGTGTCCACCACGTTGTGCTGGACTTGGAGTGCAGACCCTCCTGA